A single region of the Saprospiraceae bacterium genome encodes:
- a CDS encoding glycosyltransferase, with amino-acid sequence MKILITVDPEIPVPPKLYGGIERIADSLASEYKAAEHEVILLAHPASSCKAAKTKYGWKGAKSQDKRDILTNAIQLFQVYQKEKPDIIHSFSRLLYLYPLFLFSKALFVQSYQRAISAKSTSIAKSLAGPRLRLTACGAHLFQQLPQVAHWTAIHNFTDTDFLTPNSNQSKEYLLFLGRIEPIKGTKEAIEAAKATGEKLLIAGNIPEAYQSYFDQEVKPWLSDQIQYVGPVNDVQKRELFQGAKAFLFPIQWEEPFGIVMAESLACGVPIIAFDRGSVPEVVIHGKNGFICKSLQEMVNAIDKIETIAPSSCRKYAETNFSSHSIAKKYLLLFEDLLNA; translated from the coding sequence TTGAAAATATTAATCACTGTTGATCCCGAAATCCCTGTCCCCCCAAAACTCTATGGAGGGATCGAACGAATAGCCGACAGCCTAGCCAGTGAATATAAAGCTGCAGAGCATGAAGTCATTTTACTTGCTCATCCAGCCTCTAGTTGTAAGGCAGCGAAAACCAAATACGGTTGGAAAGGTGCAAAGTCTCAGGATAAACGAGATATCCTAACCAACGCCATCCAATTATTCCAAGTATATCAAAAAGAAAAACCTGACATCATACATAGTTTTTCTCGTTTATTATATCTATATCCGCTTTTCCTTTTTAGTAAAGCTCTCTTTGTTCAATCTTATCAAAGAGCTATTTCAGCCAAATCAACAAGCATAGCCAAATCATTAGCAGGGCCAAGACTAAGACTTACTGCTTGTGGTGCTCATCTTTTCCAACAACTCCCACAGGTAGCTCATTGGACAGCTATCCACAATTTTACGGATACAGATTTTCTTACACCAAATTCAAATCAGTCTAAAGAATATCTCCTTTTTTTAGGCCGGATAGAACCTATTAAGGGCACAAAAGAAGCCATAGAGGCAGCAAAAGCTACTGGCGAAAAACTCCTTATTGCGGGGAATATCCCTGAGGCCTATCAATCTTATTTTGACCAGGAAGTTAAGCCTTGGCTTTCTGATCAAATCCAATATGTTGGTCCTGTCAATGATGTTCAAAAGAGGGAACTGTTTCAGGGCGCTAAAGCTTTTCTTTTTCCCATCCAATGGGAAGAACCTTTTGGTATTGTAATGGCGGAAAGCCTAGCTTGTGGTGTACCAATTATAGCCTTTGACCGAGGTTCCGTTCCAGAAGTAGTAATCCATGGCAAAAATGGATTTATATGCAAGTCTTTGCAAGAAATGGTGAATGCTATTGATAAAATTGAAACCATAGCCCCCAGTTCATGCCGTAAGTATGCCGAAACAAATTTTAGCTCACATTCAATTGCTAAGAAATACCTGCTACTTTTTGAGGATTTGTTAAATGCTTAA